The genome window TTGCAGATAACACGTTTTCCAGAATTTTCGCTGTGGCAATAGGCCAGATATTGTGTGTGCATACTGCTTACGGGGATTATTCTCCATCTGAATCTGCGGATTGTTTATCCCAAAGATTTCGCATCGCAGATATAGAAAGATAAACAAAGTGACTCGGTGTGTGGAGTAACGATTGCCTGGTGCTCGGCGACGAATGAGTCATCATCCGACCAAATGCTTATCTAAAATGCGCCTATTCggcatttttttttagctcgGCATATTAATCACACGACTAAAAGTGCAACTGGGCTGTTTCCTCTATCTTCCTCCCCCTCCCCTGGTCTATCTACCCATTTCTCATCGTATTTCTCTGCTGTTTGCGAttcgctttttgtttgccgAACAACGGCAGCGAAAAGTCCACTTTTGTGTGGGCAGCTGGCCGGCGAGAGCTTGTTGAGAATCTGTATCTCGTGCGCACAGATACAAAAGTATCGACACATGCTCGTACAAATAGGCAAACACAATCCGTTGGTCAAGAATGTATGTATGCCATAACAATTGGCACTCAATTGTAAATGCATATTACTATGAACTGCGGGTTTTCCCCCGGCGAACGCTGAACTGACTTATATTCTTCTTGGATCCGCTGCTTTACATGCACAGCCCACAACAAACAACGGATGCAAAAAGCAGCCCAACCAGTTCGCTTTTCACTGCAGCTGGCAAACCACTTTCATTATATGCACTGGTTTTTCATTGTGGAAAACTCAAGGCTCAAGGTCGCAGGAGGCACTGTTTTTTCTGTGCGCATGCTGCTTAACTGTGAAGCTAGAGagattataaaaaattaatttagttCTCAGAACGTTGGAAATTCCCATTGGTACTTGCTAGGATGCATAGAAACTGCCATACTTCCGGGGGCTAAAAAAGCGATTTGATTAGATATGTATATTATACTATATATGCATTGGATATACGGCGATTCTTCGAATGCTTGCCCAACAGATAGACGTCAATGCAAATTCAAGTTTGCAACTGAAAACATTTTCGCCGTCGAGAGATCGAAATgaatttatatacatacatttaaaaaattgaaagAGCTCCGTTCGTTCGTTACACATTTGTTGTGCTTGTGGTTGGAATATACTCGTGTTTGCGTGCTTGAGGCGCTTTTGAGGTCTGTGGAGGTCTGTTGTATACACGTTTTTAACCCCCTAAAGCCGGCCAGCCGCGGGCGTTTCTCATTCACCTCTCCATTTGGCCCAGAAGCCCCTGTGGACATGTGTGAACATTTACAACCGCGTATAAATAACGCCGACTAACGTGCTTGCCTGCAACCAACTAAGTATACTTCGCATTTCAACTCCCCCACTCCCCCCTGAACAAACTTACATTCTATATGTGGTCTATATGGCGCTATAAATCGCTGAAGTTGGTGGGATCGTGCGGGGGAGATGGGTTCAGTGGGGCTTCAGTGGGTAACTACCGGTTAACGCGGCTTTTGCGGTAAAGTTAATGCCGGCCGATGTTTTAGCTACAAAGCAAGGCAAAAAACACGCATCATAATAATAAACGATgatttttctttaaaaattcaTTATATTTCGCTATTCGAAATTACACGTTTCCTTTTTTGCACATCTACTTTCCAAGTTGTTCCGAGAATCGTAGCCAAAAGCATGCTACTAAGGGTTATACGAATTAGAAAAAAAAGCATCACACACTTTCACACAATTAAAATAGAAACATTTAGAAAATTGTgcataatttttattataatttaaaaccAAAGTTTGGGGCGCTTATCGCAGGAAGTTGGATAAGTCGAACTTTAATGCTTGAAAATCTCGAAAGATGTGTATGTGCACACATAAGTACTTAGTATTATTAacagcaaaataaatataataatgttATTGTATATATTTCACAAGGTCACGTTTTATAAATTTTCTACAACTTGAATGAGCTATTtaattgatatatttttttcgtAGTGTGCTTTTTCGCTGACGTCACGTGCTGGAGATATTTTTCGCTTTCAGCGCAGTCAATAGCGAAACTTAAAAATGCCGCAAAACTTTTTTATCGCGTCTGGGTCTGTGCTTGGTTTGTTtagcctttgtttttgttttcattcagCGTTTGCTGCTCGTGCGGCTGGTGGAAAGAAAACTGGATTTCAGtacaaaatcaaaatacatTCAGAGCCAAAAAAGGATTTGACTCGATATCAACAAGTTCTTAGTAACTaagttgttttaaaaatacacTTTTGATTTAAAATGCTCTTAGTTTGCCTTAGATTGGACGCCTATATACGTTAGGTTGCCGGAAAGTGTAAGTCCCATTTCGCTTTGGTCCCAAAAGACAGCACATGGCCAAAAACTCTAGCGATATAGAGACCCCGAGAGAGGCGGTGGCCACCCAGTCATCCATCCATGCATTTTTGGCTCTAATTATGGGGTGCGGTTGGTTATTTCGTTGATAATATACACCGGCGTTTCCCCTTTTGTGACCCTCGAAGAGGCGATGTGCGTAAATTAACATAATAATTCCATTAACCGAATTTTATAATAAGATCTTTGTGGACAAAGCATTTTTCGCATACGTCGGTCAGTAGTTTCGCAGTTCCTAATAAACGAAAACTCTAGTCGCTTTTCCGCGAAGCCGTTGAGGGCTATTTAAAGTTAGTAAATTGGCCGATAAGTGCCTGGTTCGGTTTTCCACCTAATCCATACGCAATCTTTCGTGGCAATTGATTCATCGATGCCTTTTGGTCAACGCGCTATCAGAGCATGGTAATAATATATGAATATGGCAAATTTCCAGCAAACACTGATTATTCTAACTACTTCAGCGAAATTTTCATATCATTCTTAATGGTTGGCCGTACTTACTTTGTCATTCACGTTTGCGCCTTATCAAGTGAAAGGTTTCGTGTATAAAAGTGGGCAGTCAAATTAGCCAAGCCTTTAGTTGAATTCGTTCAATCGATCGGTAAACACCTGTAGACAGTTCATAACTTCACATATAATCATTAATTGCCGTGATAGAAAAACGATCTCCCCATTGTGGCAATACAGCGATTAGCTATCGCTTGGCAAATTGTTTGTAAACAGTCTGCTCACAGCCACCTGACAGCCTCTGCTCTACTCAGATAACCCAAGTGAGATCAGGAACAATTCCCCATAAAGCCGGCGAATCGATACGAGAAATCGAAACATCTACTTCTGTTTCGTCTGAAGCTTTTCCATCGATAACCCTCGTTGCGGGTGACTCACCTCGGATGCAATTGTGTGTCTTTAGTATTTTTGCAGCTTGCCGCAATTCGACGGTACTCCTAATaagaataaacaaaaaactatttttgccaaCTTGACTGAGTTTCTTCCAGCTGACTTGGCACATTAGAGGCATCCGACAGCAAACCAGAACCTTGAACCACTTTACTGTGGACTAAAAAGTGCCGAAGGGCAGAAAAAGAAAGAGCAGCCGGCAGCACTGACTTATGAATAGAAAGAAACCTGCCTGCGGGCGAATCCAAACTACCTCTTACCACCACACACCACACAGTCGCATTGGTTCCATCTACCTAAGCTGACTTACTCCCTGACTCTCGTACCTAGTGAGCCGCACATCCGAACTCGAATGCGGTTCCTGGGGGTCAGGTATCGGCGCGACCTGTTTTGATCATCCACCTCCTCCATCCCTAAAGTCCCTTCGCTTGGACTGCATTTTCGGGCTTGTTTCGGCCATTAGATCCTTATCTAATTTTGTTGCCTGGACTGGAGTCGCCTGGAAGTGGACTGGTTTGCCTTGTTTACACCACTCTTTCAACTTCTTCGTTTTCTTGGGCCATTCATATTTGCTACGTGAGCGTCGCGCTGGCCTTTTTTCCGGGTAACTACAGAAATTAGCGTATCGACCACAAAAGCAAACACGTTTCGGTTCGGGTTTGGCTTTCGGGTCTGTGAGTCTGGACCCTGCGTCTGGATTACCGCTCATTTACGGTCACGTTTCGACGACAAGGAATTGTCGCCGGTGGTGCGGACTTGGCTAAGAATCATCGCGGCACGAAGGAGAAGGGCTCGACCGGTTGCCAACGACGTTGGCACCggcaccgccaccgccaccagGCTGCCTTATCAGCACTATTTAGCATGACCATAAAGAGTCATATTCCCCACGGATCGCACTCGGACTCGGACTCGCCCGGTGGTGCAATTAATTTTCACACCTGTTGTTCGGAGCGTCTCGAATTCACCTCACGCGTTGGTTTGGCtcgttttttgtttactttctcACTTGCGTGCGAGCTGGTTTTTCTCGGTGTGTTTGTCATTTGCAATAATTTTTCGTTATGGTAATAAAAGGCTAAAGCCAGCATGGTCGCATTCATTGGGCTCTTTACCGCGCTCATAAAGCCACGTTCTATGAGCTCACGACACGGCTGGGAGATCTGCTTCCTCCTCTGAAAGAACACATCTAATTATATTTCCATTACCTAAATTGAAAACATTTCATTCGGCAGTGGAATTATTTAAGAAACCTAACGTAAACAAAACTGTGAATATCGGAGTACGAAACAACAGAGGTTTTCCTTTAAAAATTTGAGTTTTGAGCAATGTAAATATGTTTGGAATGTAAACAAGTACAATTATCAGTTCTTTATGATGTGTAACACTATGGAAGGCGTAACAAAGATGTGTTACTGATTAACATTTACTTTACCTTTCGATATGACACAAACATGACTCTGCTTATTGTTAATATTTGACCGAGGGGAGACTTAAACCTTGATAGATAAGTCAACAATTGGCCGTCTTTATGGGATACCACATCGAGTACGAGCTGCAGTGCAAATATTGTTAAAAGTCAGACTGGGGTCGCATCTACGAATCGCACAAAACCATAGCCGTCATCACATCACATATTAATCCAATATTAGGAGACATTATCGACATCGCACTTACcctcatatgtacatatgcttGTGTATTTATAGTTTCCTCCTCCTAACCATACTAAATTCAAACCAAGTCAGAAAAACACGATCTAGTTCGCATGTATGCGAGTGCATTTTATGGACGCCTCAGACTCATTTGCCTGTGGAAGCCAGCAGGACATTGATCGGCCCAAGAGCCAGCTCAAAAAGTCCCAGAACAGAAACTGAATCCGAGCCAGAATCAGAAACACCCCAACCGTTGCACTGATCACCATACACATTCAGCTGTCACAGCTTAGCATCCAAAATCACTATACCATCATCATATCCATCGGGTAGAGCAAGAGCATGAGCTTGTGGAAGCGCATCTCCAGCCATGTCGACTGCGAGCAGCGTATGGCGGCTTACTACGAGGAGAAGGGTATGCTCGAGCTGCGCCTCTGCTTGGCGCCCTGGATCGAAGACAGGATAATGTGAGTAGAGTGGGGAGTTGGGGGTGATGGGGTTGACTAAAGCCAGCAGCAGCTTACGAACGAACAATAAGTAcgcttttatttttagaaagcATAATCTTATGAATCTCTTTTTACCCTGTAGGTCCGAACAAATAACGCCCAACACTACCGATCAGTTGGAGCGCGTGGCCCTAAAGTTCAACGAAGATCTGCAGCAAAAGCTTCTATCCACGCGCACCGCCAGCGACCAGGCCCTCAAGTTCCGGGTTGTGGAGCTTTGCGCCCTCATCCAACGCATCTCCGCCGTTGAGCTCTACACACATCTGCGCAGCGGTCTACAAAAAGAGTTGCAGTTGGTCACCGAGAAGAGCGTGGCTGCAACCGCAGGCCAATCAATGCCGCTAAATCCCTACAACATGAACAACACTCCCATGGTTACCGGCTACATGGTGGACCCCAGTGATCTGCTGGCGGTGTCCAACAGCTGCAATCCGCCAGTTGTTCAGGGCATAGGACCCATCCACAATGTGCAAAATCCAGGCATTGCCTCCCCAGCCCTCGGTATGGTCACACCCAAGGTGGAGCTGTACGAGGTGCAACATCAGATCATGCAGGCCCTCAATGAGTTTGGCAACTGTGCCAATGCCTTGAAGCTGCTTGCCCAGAACTACAGTTACATGCTAAACTCCACATCCTCGCCGAACGCAGAAGCTGCCTACAGAAGTCTTATCGAGGAAAAGGCGGCCATCGTACTCACAATGCGTCGCAGCTTTATGTACTACGAGTCGCTGCACGAGATGGTCATACACGAGCTCAAGAACTGGCGCCACCAACAAGCGCAAGCCGGAAACGGAGCTCCCTTTAATGAGAGCTCCCTGGATGATATCCAGCGCTGCTTTGAGATGCTCGAAAGCTTTATCGCACACATGCTGGCTGCCGTTAAGGAGCTGATGCGCGTACGTCTGGTCACCGAAGAGCCGGAGCTCACACATCTGCTTGAACAGGTGCAGAACGCGCAGAAGAACCTGGTATGCTCCGCCTTTATCGTCGACAAACAGCCCCCGCAAGTGATGAAGACCAACACACGCTTCGCAGCGTCTGTGCGCTGGCTAATCGGCTCTCAGCTGGGCATTCACAACAATCCACCCACAGTCGAGTGCATCATAATGTCAGGTAAGAATAATGAGTACTTTCTCTGCTCCTCAGTATATATGCCTAAAGTTTCCACTTCTTATTCACAGAGATCCAGTCGCAACGGTTCGTTACGCGGAATACACAGATGGATAATAGTAGCCTCTCCGGTCAATCATCGGGCGAGATTCAAAACGCCTCTAGCACCATGGAGTATCAGCAGAACAACCATGTTTTCTCCGCCAGTTTCCGAAACATGCAGCTGAAGAAGATCAAGCGGGCCGAAAAGAAGGGCACTGAGAGCGTGATGGACGAGAAGTTCGCCCTGTTCTTctacaccaccaccaccgtgAACGATTTCCAGATCCGTGTTTGGACCCTGTCCTTACCGGTGGTGGTTATTGTGCACGGCAACCAGGAGCCCCAATCTTGGGCTACCATTACTTGGGACAATGCGTTTGCGGAGATTGTTCGCGATCCCTTCATGATTACCGACCGCGTTACCTGGGCCCAGCTGTCAGTCGCGTTGAACATCAAATTCGGATCTTGCACAGGGCGTTCTCTGACCATTGATAACCTGGATTTCCTATGTGAGTTGGATCTCCATTATTTGTTGATGAtcggtatttattttcgttgttTTAACAGACGAGAAACTCCAGCGTGAGGAGCGGTCTGAGTACATTACGTGGAACCAATTCTGTAAGGAGCCCATGCCCGATCGGTCCTTTACATTCTGGGAGTGGTTCTTTGCCATCATGAAACTTACCAAAGATCACATGTTGGGCATGTGGAAAGCAGGCTGCATTATGGGCTTCATCAACAAGACCAAGGCTCAGACTGATCTGCTGCGTTCAGTTTATGGTATCGGCACTTTCCTGCTCCGTTTCTCCGACAGCGAGCTCGGTTTGTTAAAAATACTTACCTATTTAAggtaacaaaaaataaatgttataaACCACAGGTGGAGTCACTATCGCCTACGTAAACGAAAATGGACTGGTCACCATGCTGGCGCCATGGACTGCACGTGATTTCCAGGTGCTGAACCTGGCCGATCGCATTCGAGATCTGGACGTGCTTTGCTGGCTGCACCCTAGCGATCGGAATGCGAGTCCCGTGAAGAGGGACGTCGCCTTTGGTGAGTTCTACTCAAAGCGTCAAGGTAAGAATGCAATCAAAGATAACACGGTCCAACACTCCTAATCAGAACCTGAACCCCTCGTTCTAGATCCCGTGACCGGTTATGTGAAGAGCACATTGCACGTTCACGTTTGTAGAAACGGAGAGAATGGATCTACTAGTGGAACACCGCATCATGCTCAGGAAAGCATGCAACTGGGAAAGTAAGTTTTGGAAGCCGACGCCACAGCCAAATCGACCGCCAACAgccacaacaaaaacaataaaccaTTTATTACCTATTGCGTTTATACTTGGCTTCAAAGCTTGAGTGGAGAGCTAATGTTTGGGCCGAGATGATCGATAAAGCCTCTATGTCATGGCTGATCcgccatttttgtttttgcttgtTTGCTTTACTTTACATTGATTATGATTATGTTTTTGACCAAAAAGTTTAATCAGATTGCAATACTTTGAATTCGAAAAAAACGTTGTAAAGGGGCAAAAAGTCGAAACCAAATGCGTTTGTTCCTGACTAATCCGAACTTGAGGCTCTTTTGTTAAcaaactaataaaactaattggATACTCTTACTGAGCTCTTTTGATAAGCTCTCCATTTCACTCGTCTCTACTTATTTGTACTTACACAGAAACTTACCTACCCTactctttgtttattttcattttccaccTTTTGCGGCTATTGATTTTTTGGTGATGGTTCAGTATCTCGCCACAAAGCGGCATCACTTTCTATAGCCCAGGCCGACTTGAGGAATCAGATTCCGATGCTAGCGAAACGGCCGAGGCCCTAGAGAGAATTGTGATAGGCGCTCAACCCAACGATCCTGTGATAAGTGAAATCACTGATGCCTTATTGACGAGCAACTATAGACAGTACGTTTACTATTAATGATCTTATGCTGTGCCACCGCCTGCACCTGATGGCTGGGTACTGGGCGCTAGTTGATTGTGCCATTTACCGAAAGGTATAACATTATAGCTAAGTTTCGCATTCAAATCACTCAACTCCGATCACTGCAACACGTTCACTTGTTGATACTTCCCGCGCTCTTCGTCCGCATTCACTCACGCCCTAATAGCGCTCTCATCCGATCGATCCGTCCTGACCGCCATCTCCCAGTTCCCCAATCAAATTGCAGTTGGCTACTTCATTCTCATACCATTGCATCGCCTCAGTTTATCCCTGATTCATGAATTTCAGATGGGCTCTCTCGAATGAGATAACTAACTATACTCGTATGCCTAGTCGTTCgcaatttagttttaagagacTTTATTACTTACGTTTCGTTTTGTGTTAAGTGagtcttttatatttttcactttatgTTCAAAGTATTGCCATCTCTTTAAACTTTTCAGGCACAACTCGATCAATTTTGTAAGAcatttgcaaaaattaaaaaaaaaaaacatgccCTCTAACCTTTATCTTTACCCTTTTCTTATTTCGCTTTGAACGCAGCTTGCAGAATAGCACCATCATGCACCTATAAATCTGATCTTAACTAATCTGAGTTAACCAATCAAGCGACATAGGCAGTTTcagattgaaaaagaaaaactaataaaattgaCAAGTGTTTTAAACTGCTAACTGCTACACTAGACTTAAAATACTCCTGTGTGCCCCTTTGTAAGGGTTGTTGTTCGATTACTTGCATGTTCGTTGCTGTTGTCACTTTTATTACGAACTTAATCTCAATTTgatgttattgttattatattGAAAGTTAAGTGAAACCTTCACTCTCAATTGCTGGGGATTATCTTCCATTAAAGCTTGCGCAACATTTCCCAAGTACAAATTTGTAATAAGTTCAGCACTTTGGCCATTTCATTATTTTATGCCCTCATCTATGCATCCATCCCACCTTTTCCTTGGACCGCCTGCatgattttgatttaaaaactTCCGGttcattattatttcttttctAATTTTACACAACTTTGTTCGAAACCTCTTTTAGTGGTGACTTTGGAATGGCGGACTTCGACACGATTACAAACTTTGAGAACTTTTGAAACTAAGATACTATAACAACTATAGAAGCCTACGTATAAACGAAATCAAATAAACTCCTGAACGTGTGTCGCTATCTTGGAAGACCGACGATGACGATTCCGCCACCTCAACGATTGCAACGATCTGGCGCATGACTCATTGTGCTAATCGAAAGTTTTATTTAATGTTATCTAGATGTAATTATTAGATTTGGGAATGCATCGTAGTGGAAGGTTTTGTTTGGTATGTATTTCATCTCttgatatttattatttcacCTCAAAACTCACTTAAGCGCACTAAGATTTTGCTAGGCCTTCGGGTCAGATCGAAAAAGATCGAAACAAGGTGTagttaaatgtttttaataagCAAGTGAATagataaaaaaatatatatattgtaacGAAGAGGTTTATTATGCTCCGTACTAAATGTTCGCGATTGTCCAGTTAATTGTTAATCGTATTTTGAGCGTTATTCGTCGTTTTACGCTATATACAAACGTTATACACAAATAAACTAGAGAAAGGATGTGGATTCCGGCACGGAAGTAAGCTGGTTTCAATGGTCATGGATCTGTTTGCTTTTTAAGACTAGCTAGAAGAGTTGAGACTTCTTTTAAGACTAGCTAGAAGAGTTGAAACTTCGTACAGGGAACGAAACAAATTACGAATTTACATGCagaatatctatatatatttatatacgtatatatgtacacaagCGCTTTTTTGCCGCAGATGGtgaaactatttttaaaaaccAACTTAGCTGCGTATTTTAAATGTTACTCGTGTACCTACTACTTGCGACTAAGAACTATTAGGAACTATTTTCGTAGGTTTTCGTTTATACAATTTATATTGAACTCTTACCTTTTTCCTTGCAGCTTTTTGTGAAACGCCAAAACACAagaacaacatcaacaacaataagaTCTAGCCGATCAATGCATGCAACACAAACACCTTCAGCTCACAGCCAGAACATTGTCTATATTATATGGTATATCGTGATTATGATTGTGTCTGACTTAAGCAAAATTTAGAATTTCTGTGTTGTACAAACCTTTGGAATGTGTCCGCAcgttgttttatatttttatatataccttttatatatgtatgcatatgaTTTCAATTTGTGCACTATGACATGTTCGTCTGTGACAAAGCATTACGTTTAGATGATACTGACGAGATAATCGGTTTAGTTAGTGAGTAACTATTTGTTGAATctaaatttttgattttgattttaattttatggaataattttaaaactttGATATACAAATTACTTCGCGTGATAAGCCTATGTTAAACGAAAGTGGAAAAACAATCAACGAGAGCAGCAACGCAGGGAttgattgcattaattttagTTATAATCTAAGTAACATTGAATTGCTTTATGTAACCCCATCCTTTATTGGCTTCCAATGCTGAAAATGCGCAAAAATTTGAACTAAtcaatgtatatttttttgaaaCTTGTTTGTTTGAGTCATCAGGGCAGAGTTTGCAATGCATTTCAAATGCGCCACATGCGATTGCCTTTTTAGTCAGCTATTAGAGACACGAGGACCATATTACGTTTGTATGAGAGATCGTAAACATAATCATTTATGTAtgtaaacaacaacaataacacaATACTACACTTAGCTTTGTACGTGAACCTTAAGAATTTTATAAGACTTAAGTACACCCcaaataaatatacaattcAATAAACTTGAAACACTTAAATGCGAACGGGAGCGGATTTCCTTTTGTGTACTCACAATTTGCGAAACCAAATGTAATAATGTGTACGTAAagttttaatgtttaattgTGAAAGCtattgcacacacacattcccaaaaaactataaacaatcagcacacaacacacagatacacacaaatacacacgAGAGAAGCTCGCCAAAAACAATGTTGATATTTGGATACTATTATTTGATTGTCCTGTCCTCACGGTGTACTTGAACTAATTGTGTACATTGTGTAAGtgttttaaatgttatttCGAAAGCTAATTGGGTGTGCAATTTCTAAAGCTAATGTGGGAAATAACTAAAGAACTATTCTTGTCAAAATGGCCAATaaagatttgattttaaacattagTTTCAATtgattgtttatttatttcgttgtCATGCCAAAGGGTTTTTCATCACACAGATGAGCTCGAGAAGGGTCCTGTATCTAGTTTTTGGTGGAGCAGCACTTGTCCTTGGGTCCGTTCTTGCAGGAGCACTGGCACTGCTGGCTGCAGGCGCAGTTGTCGCCGCACTTGGTGGCGGAGCACTGGCAGTCTTAGGATTAAGTAGGGAAATTAGCAGCCGCACTTGATTAACTAGCAACTAGTATACTCACTTGTTCCACAAGCCTTGCAACCCATTgtgtgtttatatattttgctgttgaatttattaaaataaacttGATTCACTTAGCCGTTAGCTAGCACTGTTTGATGATTGTCGACTGGCGGTCCAGCATTCTTATAGTGCTTCTACTGCTTTGCGCACCAAGAAAATCGATTCCTGTTATCAGTGCGTGTGCAAATCGCTTTATCATCGCCGGGCACAAAAAGCATTATGCTTTTGCGCACGCCGATCGAGCTGCACACGGCTTTCTTATCTTATCGGACAGCACGGCCCACCGTTTCGATTGGTCTGGATCGGGTATAAAGAGGAGGGTTTCCCAACCAGAAGGCATCAACAAGTTCAACAAGCTTCGAAAACTCGGAAATACCGCAgtaaataaaccaaaaaattCAACAAGATGCCTTGCAAGGGATGTGGAAACAGTGAGTACCAGTCACCCCAAATGGGACaacttatattttataaagttATACTAATGGAATGAACTCTCCACCTCTAGACTGCCAGTGCTCAGCCGGAAAGTGCGGAAGTAACTGTGCCGGAAACAGCCAATGCCAATGCGCCGCCAAGACGGGAGCCAAGTGCTGTCAGGCAAAGTGATGGCCGGATCCATTTGGATTAGGTTAAATAGTCTCTAATAGTTGTTACAAACCCCCGACTGACGCTGAATAAAACCCATTATAATGTTGTGCTTATCTTAATTAAATATGACTATTAATTATTGAAAATGTAGCACTTTAAGTGCtttcaaaaatgaaaacataaGAAAAGCATTGTTATTGCCAATTGTTACCTGATCTATTCAGTTCGTCATAGAGTTATCAGTGATCCACATTTTgtaaaaacaatattaaatcCTAAACATTATGAATCGTATTATGCATTTATTGTCTTTGCCTCTAAAGTAGCTCTAAACCATCATGcataaaagtaaaaaataaCTGAAAAAATGTTCAGGCATTTGTGACGGAAGTCTTCATTCCCAGGCCCCACTTTGGGCATAAGTTTATAATCTACGGggtttatttaatttgcagcGAAGCAAAACAGCTCGCTACCACTTTCTATGGCCCATTTAGCCAAGTGTGGTTAGTGTGGTTGGCTGTGGAGCAGGTGCGTTAGTTGAAGGGCCATCAGCCGACAGAGAAGAGGACTCGAGTCGCCGCAGTCTTTAAATGTGCAACTTGGAGGGGCCACTGCTTGCCACACTGCTCGGAGGAGTCCTCTAGGATGCGTGCCGTAAACAGGTTGAAATGGCAGGATGGCAGGCAAGTGGTTAAACATCTGGCAGATTGAAAGCCGAGAAGGACACGCTCTCTGTCTGTCTGTCAATTCGCATCCGAAAGATGCATTAAGCGCGCTAATTGCAGTTGACAATCTTATTTAACAGGCAGCCGAATTGGGGGAACTG of Drosophila mauritiana strain mau12 chromosome 3R, ASM438214v1, whole genome shotgun sequence contains these proteins:
- the LOC117145894 gene encoding metallothionein-4, producing MGCKACGTNCQCSATKCGDNCACSQQCQCSCKNGPKDKCCSTKN
- the LOC117145895 gene encoding metallothionein-2, which produces MPCKGCGNNCQCSAGKCGSNCAGNSQCQCAAKTGAKCCQAK